The Pseudomonas azadiae genome contains a region encoding:
- a CDS encoding GlxA family transcriptional regulator, with product MTAHKIGFLIWPSTKALTLALAEEALRVAQRVHPDVVYELSFLQAEPVIEGAWQLPGEPWAGKLEGFQKLFLLADEPPTVIASQLSAALKQLVRAGCVIGGLSAGVYPLAQLGLLDGYRAAVHWRWQDDFAERFPKVIATSHLFDWDRDRLTACGGMSVLDLLLAVLARDHGAELAGAVSEELVVERIREGGERQRIPLQNRLGSSHPKLTQAVLLMEANIEEPLTTDEIAQHVCVSRRQLERIFKQYLNRVPSQYYLELRLNKARQMLMQTSKSIIQIGLSCGFSSGPHFSSAYRNFFGATPREDRNQRRSSSPFELSSVPSERG from the coding sequence ATGACCGCCCACAAAATTGGTTTCCTGATTTGGCCCAGCACAAAAGCACTCACGCTTGCGCTGGCTGAGGAGGCCTTGCGCGTTGCCCAGCGGGTGCATCCGGATGTGGTCTACGAGTTGTCGTTCCTGCAAGCCGAGCCTGTGATTGAAGGTGCCTGGCAACTGCCCGGTGAACCGTGGGCGGGCAAACTCGAAGGTTTCCAGAAGCTGTTCCTGTTGGCGGACGAACCGCCGACCGTCATCGCTTCCCAATTGAGCGCCGCCCTCAAGCAGCTTGTGCGCGCAGGCTGTGTGATCGGCGGCTTGTCGGCCGGTGTGTATCCATTGGCCCAGCTCGGCCTGCTCGACGGCTACCGCGCCGCCGTGCACTGGCGCTGGCAGGACGATTTCGCCGAGCGTTTCCCCAAAGTCATCGCCACCAGCCACCTGTTCGACTGGGACCGTGACCGCCTCACCGCGTGTGGCGGCATGTCGGTGCTCGACCTGCTGCTGGCGGTGCTGGCCCGTGATCACGGCGCAGAGCTGGCCGGGGCAGTCTCCGAAGAGCTGGTGGTCGAACGCATCCGCGAAGGCGGTGAGCGCCAGCGTATCCCGCTGCAGAACCGCCTGGGTTCCAGCCATCCGAAGCTGACCCAGGCCGTGTTGCTGATGGAAGCCAATATCGAAGAGCCGCTGACCACCGACGAGATCGCCCAGCATGTGTGCGTGTCACGACGACAACTCGAACGCATTTTCAAGCAATACCTCAACCGCGTTCCCAGCCAGTACTACCTGGAGCTGCGCCTGAACAAGGCGCGCCAGATGCTTATGCAAACCAGCAAGTCGATCATCCAGATCGGCCTCTCGTGCGGCTTCTCCTCGGGGCCGCACTTCTCCAGTGCCTACCGCAACTTCTTTGGCGCCACGCCCCGTGAAGACCGCAACCAGCGCCGCAGCAGCAGCCCGTTCGAACTGTCTTCGGTGCCGTCCGAGCGCGGTTGA
- a CDS encoding ABC transporter ATP-binding protein: MYKLEVQDLHKRYGSHEVLKGVSLAAAAGDVISIIGSSGSGKSTFLRCINLLEQPHAGKILLNNEELKLVTNKDGAMKAADPKQLQRMRSRLSMVFQHFNLWSHMTALENVMEAPVHVLGMPKREAREKAEHYLAKVGVGHRKDAFPGHMSGGEQQRVAIARALAMEPEVMLFDEPTSALDPELVGEVLKVMQDLAQEGRTMVVVTHEMGFAREVSNQLVFLHKGIVEERGNPREVLVNPQSERLQQFLSGSLK, encoded by the coding sequence ATGTACAAGCTTGAAGTCCAAGACCTGCATAAACGCTATGGCAGTCATGAAGTGCTCAAAGGCGTATCCCTGGCCGCCGCGGCCGGGGATGTGATCAGCATCATCGGTTCCAGCGGTTCGGGCAAAAGCACCTTTTTGCGCTGCATCAACCTGCTGGAGCAGCCCCACGCCGGCAAGATCCTGCTCAACAACGAAGAGCTCAAGCTAGTGACCAACAAGGACGGTGCCATGAAGGCCGCCGACCCCAAGCAGTTGCAGCGCATGCGTTCGCGCCTGTCCATGGTGTTCCAGCATTTCAACCTGTGGTCGCACATGACCGCGTTGGAAAACGTGATGGAAGCCCCGGTGCACGTGCTGGGCATGCCGAAAAGAGAAGCCCGTGAAAAGGCTGAGCATTACCTGGCCAAGGTCGGCGTGGGCCATCGTAAGGATGCGTTCCCCGGCCACATGTCCGGTGGTGAGCAGCAGCGCGTGGCTATCGCCCGTGCCTTGGCGATGGAACCTGAGGTGATGCTGTTCGACGAGCCGACCTCGGCACTCGACCCGGAACTGGTCGGCGAAGTGCTCAAGGTGATGCAGGACCTGGCCCAGGAAGGCCGCACCATGGTGGTGGTGACCCACGAAATGGGCTTTGCCCGTGAAGTGTCGAACCAGTTGGTGTTTTTGCACAAAGGCATCGTCGAAGAGCGCGGCAACCCGCGTGAAGTGTTGGTGAACCCGCAGTCCGAGCGTTTGCAGCAGTTCTTGTCAGGCAGCCTGAAATAA
- a CDS encoding DUF2790 domain-containing protein, whose amino-acid sequence MKVLVVLALSSLCATAALADEAPTELADRNAPIVEDYTYSTHLDVAKVLSMSDIPQVCEVVPVKMEYEDSQGQRHILNYHVMGNGCSNG is encoded by the coding sequence ATGAAAGTTTTAGTCGTTTTGGCCCTCAGCAGCCTGTGCGCCACCGCCGCCCTGGCCGACGAGGCCCCGACCGAACTGGCCGACCGCAACGCGCCGATTGTCGAGGACTACACCTACAGCACCCACCTAGACGTCGCCAAAGTACTGTCCATGAGTGACATTCCGCAAGTGTGCGAAGTTGTACCAGTGAAGATGGAATATGAAGATTCGCAAGGTCAGCGTCATATTCTTAATTATCATGTGATGGGCAATGGTTGCTCTAACGGGTAA
- the acs gene encoding acetate--CoA ligase, which translates to MSAASLYPVRPEVAANTLTDEATYKAMYQQSVVNPDGFWREQAKRLDWIKPFTTVKQTSFDDHHVDIKWFADGTLNVSYNCLDRHLAERGDQIAIIWEGDDPAESRNITYRELHEQVCKFANALRGQDVHRGDVVTIYMPMIPEAVVAMLACTRIGAIHSVVFGGFSPEALAGRIIDCKSKVVITADEGIRAGKKIPLKANVDDALTNPETSSIQKVIVCKRTNGQIKWNQHRDIWYEDLMKVAGTVCAPKEMGAEEALFILYTSGSTGKPKGVQHTTGGYLLYAALTHERVFDYRPGEIYWCTADVGWVTGHTYIVYGPLANGATTLLFEGVPNYPDITRVAKIVDKHKVNVLYTAPTAIRAMMASGTAACEGADGSSLRLLGSVGEPINPEAWDWYYKNVGQSRCPIVDTWWQTETGGNMMSPLPGAHALKPGSAARPFFGVVPALVDNLGNLIEGAAEGNLVILDSWPGQARTLFGDHDRFVDTYFKTFRGMYFTGDGARRDEDGYYWITGRVDDVLNVSGHRMGTAEIESAMVAHPKVAEAAVVGVPHDIKGQGIYVYVTLIGGEEPSEQLRLELKNWVRKEIGPIASPDVIQWAPGLPKTRSGKIMRRILRKIATAEYDGLGDISTLADPGVVAHLIETHKTMNVA; encoded by the coding sequence ATGAGTGCGGCTTCCCTGTACCCCGTCCGCCCCGAAGTAGCAGCCAACACGCTGACCGACGAGGCGACCTACAAGGCGATGTACCAGCAGTCGGTGGTCAACCCCGATGGTTTCTGGCGCGAGCAAGCCAAGCGTCTCGACTGGATCAAGCCTTTCACCACGGTGAAGCAGACCTCGTTCGACGATCACCATGTCGACATCAAGTGGTTCGCCGATGGCACCTTGAACGTTTCCTACAACTGCCTGGACCGTCACCTCGCCGAGCGTGGCGACCAGATAGCGATTATCTGGGAGGGCGATGACCCTGCCGAGAGCCGCAACATCACCTACCGCGAGCTGCATGAACAGGTCTGCAAGTTCGCCAACGCCCTGCGTGGCCAGGATGTGCACCGCGGCGACGTGGTGACTATCTATATGCCGATGATCCCCGAAGCCGTGGTCGCCATGCTGGCCTGTACCCGCATCGGTGCGATTCATTCGGTGGTGTTCGGTGGTTTCTCGCCGGAAGCCCTGGCCGGTCGCATCATCGACTGTAAGTCGAAGGTAGTGATCACTGCCGACGAAGGCATCCGCGCCGGTAAGAAGATTCCGCTCAAGGCCAACGTCGACGACGCGCTGACCAACCCGGAAACCAGCAGCATCCAGAAGGTCATCGTGTGCAAGCGCACCAATGGCCAGATCAAGTGGAACCAGCACCGCGACATCTGGTACGAAGACCTGATGAAAGTGGCGGGCACCGTGTGCGCGCCCAAAGAGATGGGCGCCGAAGAAGCGCTGTTCATCCTCTATACCTCCGGTTCCACCGGCAAGCCTAAAGGCGTGCAGCACACCACTGGCGGCTACCTGCTGTATGCCGCGCTGACCCATGAGCGTGTGTTCGACTACCGCCCGGGCGAGATCTACTGGTGCACCGCCGACGTCGGCTGGGTCACCGGCCACACTTATATCGTCTATGGCCCGCTGGCGAATGGCGCGACCACCCTGCTGTTCGAAGGCGTGCCGAACTACCCGGATATCACCCGGGTGGCGAAGATCGTCGACAAGCACAAGGTCAACGTCCTCTACACCGCGCCGACCGCGATCCGCGCGATGATGGCGTCGGGCACCGCCGCCTGCGAAGGCGCTGACGGCAGCAGCCTGCGCCTGCTGGGTTCGGTGGGCGAGCCGATCAACCCGGAAGCCTGGGATTGGTACTACAAGAACGTCGGCCAATCCCGTTGCCCGATTGTCGACACCTGGTGGCAGACCGAAACCGGCGGCAACATGATGAGCCCGCTGCCGGGCGCCCATGCGCTCAAGCCGGGTTCGGCGGCGCGGCCGTTCTTTGGCGTGGTGCCGGCGCTGGTGGACAACCTGGGCAACCTGATCGAAGGCGCGGCCGAAGGCAACCTGGTGATCCTCGATTCGTGGCCGGGCCAGGCGCGTACGCTGTTTGGCGACCATGACCGTTTTGTGGATACCTACTTTAAGACCTTCCGTGGCATGTACTTCACCGGTGACGGTGCACGGCGTGACGAAGACGGTTACTACTGGATCACCGGGCGCGTGGATGACGTGCTCAACGTGTCCGGCCACCGCATGGGCACCGCCGAGATCGAAAGCGCCATGGTCGCCCACCCGAAAGTCGCCGAGGCGGCGGTGGTGGGTGTACCGCACGACATCAAGGGGCAGGGCATTTATGTCTACGTCACTTTGATCGGCGGCGAAGAGCCCAGCGAACAACTGCGCCTGGAGTTGAAAAACTGGGTGCGTAAGGAGATCGGGCCGATTGCTTCGCCGGACGTGATCCAGTGGGCGCCGGGCTTGCCGAAGACGCGCTCGGGGAAAATCATGCGGCGCATTTTGCGCAAGATCGCCACGGCTGAGTACGACGGGCTGGGGGATATCTCCACCCTGGCCGATCCGGGTGTGGTGGCGCATCTGATTGAGACGCACAAGACCATGAACGTCGCGTAA
- the aruF gene encoding arginine/ornithine succinyltransferase subunit alpha — MLVMRPAQMADLGEVQRLAADSPIGVTSLPDDVERLSDKIAASEASFAAEVSFNGEESYFFVLEETDTGKLAGCSAIVASAGYSEPFYSFRNETFVHASRELKIHNKIHVLSQCHDLTGNSLLTSFYVVPELVGSPWSELNSRGRLLFVASHPERFADSVVTEIVGYSDENGDSPFWDAIGRNFFDLNYAAAERLCGLKSRTFLAELMPHYPIYVPLLPDAAQEAMGQVHPRAQITFDILMREGFETDHYIDIFDGGPTLHARVSGIRSIAQSRVVPVKIGEMVKGVGRQYLVSNAQLQDYRAVMLELDYAPGKPVTLDLDAAEALGVGEGASVRLVAV; from the coding sequence ATGCTGGTGATGCGCCCCGCGCAAATGGCTGATCTGGGCGAGGTACAGCGTCTGGCTGCGGACAGCCCGATTGGTGTCACCTCCTTGCCGGACGATGTGGAGCGCCTGAGCGACAAGATCGCCGCCAGCGAAGCGTCCTTCGCGGCCGAGGTGAGTTTCAACGGCGAAGAAAGCTATTTCTTCGTGCTCGAAGAAACGGACACCGGCAAACTCGCTGGCTGCTCGGCCATCGTCGCTTCGGCCGGTTATTCGGAGCCGTTCTACAGCTTCCGTAACGAAACCTTCGTGCACGCCTCCCGTGAGCTGAAGATCCACAACAAGATCCACGTGCTTTCCCAGTGCCACGACCTGACCGGCAACAGCTTGCTCACCAGTTTCTACGTGGTGCCCGAGCTGGTCGGTTCGCCGTGGTCGGAACTCAATTCCCGTGGCCGCCTGCTGTTCGTCGCCAGCCATCCCGAGCGCTTTGCCGACTCGGTGGTGACCGAGATTGTCGGCTACAGCGACGAGAACGGTGATTCGCCGTTCTGGGACGCCATCGGCCGCAACTTCTTCGACCTCAACTACGCCGCCGCCGAGCGCCTGTGCGGGCTGAAAAGCCGTACCTTCCTCGCCGAGCTGATGCCGCATTACCCGATCTACGTGCCGCTGCTGCCGGACGCCGCCCAAGAGGCGATGGGCCAGGTGCACCCGCGTGCGCAGATCACGTTCGACATCCTGATGCGCGAAGGCTTCGAGACCGACCATTACATCGATATCTTCGACGGCGGCCCGACGCTGCACGCGCGGGTCTCGGGCATTCGCTCGATCGCCCAGAGCCGCGTGGTGCCGGTGAAGATCGGCGAGATGGTCAAGGGTGTCGGCCGCCAGTACCTGGTGAGCAACGCGCAGTTGCAGGATTACCGTGCGGTGATGCTGGAGTTGGACTACGCGCCCGGCAAACCGGTGACCCTGGACCTCGACGCGGCCGAAGCGCTGGGCGTCGGCGAAGGTGCCAGCGTGCGCCTGGTTGCGGTTTAA
- a CDS encoding succinylglutamate desuccinylase/aspartoacylase family protein, with product MQRIDHLLPWGHLGCERQLSVFRFGKGERKAYIQASLHADELPGMRAAWELKKRLAVLEAQGALNGVIELVPVANPMGLGQLLQGSHQGRFEVGSGKNFNRDFVELSEPVAELLTGKLGDDPHANVRMIRQAMSDVLSALPAPSSQLQGMQRILLSHACTADIVLDLHCDAEAALHMYALPQHWPQWRSLSAHLNVKVGLLAEDSGGSSFDEACSLPWLRLSRAFPEAQVPLACLATTLELGGQADTGRDEAVFHAEGILAFLAEQGLIKGEWPAPQHEPCEGVPFEATELLFAPHAGVISYLRKAGDRVEKGEPIFEVIDPLEDRVSTICAGTSGVLFAVERLRYAQAGFWLAKVAGREALRHGRLLND from the coding sequence ATGCAACGTATCGATCACCTGCTGCCCTGGGGCCACCTGGGCTGCGAGCGCCAACTGAGCGTGTTCCGTTTCGGCAAGGGCGAGCGCAAGGCGTATATCCAGGCCAGCCTGCACGCCGATGAGTTACCCGGCATGCGCGCGGCGTGGGAGCTGAAAAAGCGCCTCGCCGTACTTGAAGCGCAAGGCGCCCTCAATGGCGTGATCGAGCTGGTGCCGGTGGCCAACCCGATGGGCCTGGGCCAGTTGCTGCAAGGCAGCCACCAGGGACGTTTCGAGGTGGGCAGCGGCAAGAACTTCAACCGCGATTTCGTTGAGCTGAGCGAGCCGGTCGCCGAGTTGCTCACAGGCAAGCTGGGCGATGATCCTCACGCCAACGTGCGCATGATTCGCCAGGCGATGAGCGATGTGCTCAGCGCATTGCCCGCGCCGAGCAGCCAGTTGCAAGGCATGCAGCGCATCTTGCTGAGCCACGCCTGCACGGCCGATATCGTGCTGGACCTGCACTGCGACGCCGAAGCCGCGCTGCACATGTACGCGTTGCCCCAGCACTGGCCGCAGTGGCGTTCGCTGTCGGCGCATTTGAATGTGAAAGTCGGCCTGCTGGCGGAAGACTCCGGCGGCAGCTCGTTCGATGAAGCCTGCTCCTTGCCGTGGCTGCGCCTGTCCCGGGCCTTCCCTGAGGCGCAGGTTCCGCTGGCCTGCCTGGCGACGACGCTGGAGTTGGGTGGCCAGGCCGACACCGGCCGTGACGAGGCCGTCTTCCACGCCGAAGGCATCCTGGCGTTCCTGGCCGAGCAAGGCCTGATCAAGGGTGAATGGCCTGCGCCCCAGCACGAGCCGTGTGAAGGTGTACCGTTTGAAGCCACCGAATTGCTGTTCGCGCCCCACGCCGGGGTGATCAGTTACCTGCGTAAGGCCGGTGACCGGGTCGAGAAGGGCGAGCCGATTTTTGAAGTGATTGACCCCCTGGAAGACCGCGTAAGCACCATCTGCGCGGGCACCTCGGGGGTGCTGTTTGCCGTTGAACGGCTACGTTATGCCCAAGCGGGTTTCTGGCTGGCCAAGGTGGCGGGGCGCGAAGCGCTGCGTCACGGGCGCTTGCTCAACGACTGA
- a CDS encoding ABC transporter substrate-binding protein: protein MKKLVLLGALALSVLSMQAFAEGKPLKIGIEAAYPPFASKAPDGSIVGFDYDIGNALCEEMKVKCTWVEQEFDGLIPALKVRKIDAILSSMSITDDRKKSVDFTNRYYLTPARLVMKEGTTVSDNLDELKGKKIGVQRGSIHDRFAKEVLAPKGATVVPYSSQNEIYLDVEAGRLDGTVADATLLQEGFLDTPAGKGYAFTGPAFTDAKYFGDGIGIAVRKGDKENLERINAAIAAIRANGKYKTIQDKYFNFDIYGADAK from the coding sequence ATGAAGAAACTTGTGCTGTTGGGCGCCCTGGCGCTGTCCGTGCTGTCCATGCAGGCTTTTGCCGAAGGCAAGCCGCTGAAAATTGGTATCGAAGCAGCCTACCCTCCGTTTGCCTCGAAGGCGCCGGACGGCAGCATCGTCGGTTTTGACTACGATATCGGCAATGCGCTGTGCGAAGAGATGAAGGTCAAGTGCACCTGGGTCGAGCAGGAATTCGACGGCCTGATCCCGGCGCTCAAAGTGCGCAAGATCGATGCGATCCTGTCGTCCATGTCCATTACCGACGACCGCAAGAAGTCCGTGGACTTCACCAACCGCTACTACCTGACCCCGGCGCGCCTGGTGATGAAGGAAGGCACGACGGTCAGCGACAACCTGGATGAGTTGAAAGGCAAGAAAATCGGCGTGCAGCGCGGTTCGATCCATGACCGTTTCGCCAAGGAAGTCCTGGCCCCCAAAGGCGCCACCGTCGTGCCTTACAGCTCGCAGAACGAAATCTACCTGGACGTGGAAGCAGGTCGCCTCGACGGCACCGTGGCTGACGCCACCCTGCTGCAGGAAGGTTTCCTCGACACCCCGGCCGGCAAAGGCTACGCGTTCACCGGCCCGGCCTTCACCGACGCCAAGTACTTCGGCGACGGCATAGGCATCGCGGTACGCAAGGGCGACAAGGAAAACCTGGAGCGCATCAACGCGGCCATCGCGGCGATCCGTGCCAACGGCAAGTACAAAACGATCCAGGACAAGTACTTCAACTTCGACATTTACGGCGCTGACGCCAAGTAA
- a CDS encoding ABC transporter permease, translated as MLKGYGAVILDGAWLTLQLALSSMALAIVLGLIGVALRLSPVRWLAWLGDLYSTVIRGIPDLVLILLIFYGGQDLLNRVAPMLGYDDYIDLNPLAAGIGTLGFIFGAYLSETFRGAFMAIPKGQAEAGLAYGMSGFQVFFRVMVPQMIRLAIPGFTNNWLVLTKATALISVVGLQDMMFKAKQAADATREPFTFFLAVAAMYLVITSVSLLALRYLEKRYSVGVRAADL; from the coding sequence ATGTTGAAAGGCTACGGGGCCGTCATCCTCGATGGCGCATGGTTGACGCTTCAGCTCGCCTTGTCGTCCATGGCCTTGGCCATTGTTCTGGGTCTGATCGGGGTCGCGTTGCGCCTGTCGCCGGTGCGCTGGCTGGCCTGGCTGGGTGACTTGTACTCCACGGTGATCCGCGGGATCCCCGACCTGGTGCTGATCCTGCTGATTTTCTACGGCGGTCAGGACCTGCTCAACCGCGTCGCGCCGATGCTTGGCTACGACGACTATATCGACTTGAACCCCTTGGCCGCCGGTATCGGCACCCTGGGTTTCATCTTTGGCGCCTACCTGTCGGAAACCTTCCGCGGCGCCTTCATGGCCATTCCCAAGGGCCAGGCCGAAGCCGGGCTGGCGTATGGCATGAGCGGGTTCCAGGTGTTTTTCCGGGTGATGGTGCCGCAGATGATTCGGCTGGCGATCCCCGGGTTCACCAATAACTGGTTGGTCCTCACCAAGGCCACCGCGCTGATTTCGGTGGTGGGCCTGCAAGACATGATGTTCAAGGCCAAGCAGGCGGCCGACGCCACCCGCGAGCCTTTTACCTTCTTCCTCGCAGTGGCGGCGATGTACCTGGTGATCACCAGCGTGTCGTTGCTGGCGCTGCGCTATCTTGAGAAGCGCTACTCGGTAGGCGTAAGGGCGGCTGATCTATGA
- a CDS encoding ABC transporter permease: MIFDYNVIWEAMPLYLGGLLTTLKLLAISLFFGLLAALPLGLMRVSKQPIVNGVAWLYTYVIRGTPMLVQLFLIYYGLAQFETVRESVMWPLLSSATFCACLAFAINTSAYTAEIIAGSLKATPNGEIEAAKAMGMSRYKLYRRILLPSALRRALPQYSNEVIMMLQTTSLASIVTLIDITGAARTVNAQFYLPFEAYITAGAFYLCLTFILVRLFKLAERRWLSYLAPRKH; the protein is encoded by the coding sequence ATGATCTTCGACTACAACGTCATCTGGGAGGCCATGCCGCTGTACCTCGGCGGTTTGCTGACCACTCTGAAACTGCTCGCCATCTCGTTGTTCTTCGGCCTGCTCGCCGCCTTGCCCCTGGGCTTGATGCGCGTGTCCAAGCAGCCGATCGTCAACGGCGTGGCCTGGCTTTACACCTACGTGATCCGCGGCACACCGATGCTGGTGCAGTTGTTCCTGATCTACTACGGCCTGGCGCAGTTCGAAACCGTCCGCGAAAGCGTCATGTGGCCGCTGCTGTCCAGCGCCACGTTTTGCGCGTGCCTGGCGTTTGCGATCAACACCAGCGCCTACACCGCCGAGATCATCGCCGGCAGCCTCAAGGCCACGCCCAATGGCGAGATCGAAGCGGCCAAGGCCATGGGCATGTCACGCTACAAACTGTACCGCCGCATTCTGCTGCCGTCGGCCCTGCGTCGCGCGCTGCCGCAGTACAGCAACGAAGTGATCATGATGCTGCAGACCACCAGCCTGGCCTCCATCGTCACCTTGATCGACATCACCGGTGCCGCGCGCACGGTGAATGCGCAGTTCTACCTGCCGTTTGAAGCCTATATCACCGCCGGCGCGTTCTACCTGTGCCTGACCTTCATCCTGGTACGCCTGTTCAAGTTGGCCGAGCGCCGCTGGCTGAGCTACCTGGCGCCAAGGAAGCACTGA
- the astA gene encoding arginine N-succinyltransferase, producing MIVRPVRSSDLPALIDLARSTGTGLTTLPANEERLTHRVGWAEKTFRGDAGRGDADYLFVLENDEGRVVGISAIAGAVGLREPWYNFRVGLTVSASQELNIYREIPTLFLANDLTGNSELCSLFLHADYRTGLNGRMLAKARMLFIAEFPQLFGNKIIAEMRGVSNDAGRSPFWESLGRHFFKMEFSQADYLTGVGNKAFIAELMPKFPLYSCFLSEDARNVIGKVHPDTEPALSMLKSEGFSYQGYVDIFDAGPAVECETSKIRAVRDSQSLVLAIGTPGDDATPFLIHNRKREDCRITAAPARLAAGTLVVDPQTAKRLQLVVGDQVRAVPLSAARESK from the coding sequence ATGATTGTTCGTCCCGTACGCAGCAGCGATTTACCGGCCCTGATCGACCTGGCGCGCAGCACCGGCACCGGCCTCACTACCTTGCCGGCCAACGAGGAACGCCTGACCCACCGCGTGGGCTGGGCCGAAAAAACCTTTCGTGGCGACGCCGGGCGCGGCGATGCCGACTACTTGTTCGTGCTGGAAAACGACGAAGGCCGGGTGGTGGGTATTTCCGCGATTGCGGGCGCGGTCGGCCTGCGCGAGCCGTGGTACAACTTCCGGGTCGGCCTGACCGTCAGCGCCTCCCAGGAGCTGAATATCTACCGCGAGATCCCGACGCTGTTCCTGGCCAACGACCTCACCGGCAACTCCGAACTGTGCTCGTTGTTCCTGCACGCCGATTACCGCACCGGCCTCAACGGCCGCATGCTGGCCAAGGCGCGGATGTTGTTCATCGCCGAATTCCCGCAGTTGTTCGGCAACAAGATCATCGCCGAGATGCGCGGTGTGTCCAACGACGCCGGGCGTTCGCCGTTCTGGGAAAGCCTGGGCCGCCACTTCTTCAAGATGGAATTCAGCCAGGCCGATTACCTCACCGGTGTGGGCAACAAGGCATTTATCGCTGAGCTGATGCCGAAGTTTCCGCTGTACAGCTGCTTCCTCTCCGAAGACGCGCGCAACGTGATCGGCAAGGTGCATCCGGACACCGAACCGGCGCTGAGCATGCTCAAGAGCGAAGGCTTCAGCTACCAGGGTTATGTCGATATTTTCGATGCGGGCCCGGCGGTGGAATGTGAAACCAGCAAGATCCGTGCGGTGCGCGACAGCCAGTCGCTGGTGCTCGCCATCGGCACGCCGGGGGACGACGCCACGCCGTTCCTGATCCATAACCGCAAGCGCGAAGACTGCCGCATCACTGCCGCACCGGCCCGCCTGGCCGCGGGTACCTTGGTGGTCGATCCTCAGACTGCCAAGCGTCTCCAGTTGGTGGTCGGTGATCAAGTGCGCGCCGTACCGTTGTCCGCAGCTCGGGAGTCGAAATAA
- a CDS encoding aspartate aminotransferase family protein has product MSVEQAPVQRADFDQVMVPNYAPAAFIPVRGAGSRVWDQAGRELIDFAGGIAVNVLGHAHPALVGALTEQANKLWHVSNVFTNEPALRLAHKLIDATFAERVFFCNSGAEANEAAFKLARRVAFDRFGTEKYEIIAALNSFHGRTLFTVNVGGQSKYSDGFGPKITGITHVPYNDLAALKAAVSDKTCAVVLEPIQGEGGVLPAELAYLQGARELCDANNALLVFDEVQTGMGRSGHLFAYQHYGVTPDILTSAKSLGGGFPIAAMLTREDLAKHLVVGTHGTTYGGNPLACAVAEAVIDVINTPEVLAGVNAKHDLFKARLEQIGKQYGIFTEVRGLGLLMGCVLSDAFKGKAKDVFNAAEKENLMILQAGPDVVRFAPSLVVEEADINEGLDRFERAVKTLTQA; this is encoded by the coding sequence ATGTCCGTTGAGCAAGCCCCGGTGCAACGTGCCGATTTCGACCAAGTCATGGTGCCTAACTACGCACCTGCCGCGTTCATCCCTGTGCGTGGCGCAGGTTCCCGCGTATGGGACCAGGCCGGTCGCGAGCTGATCGACTTTGCCGGCGGCATCGCGGTTAACGTATTGGGTCACGCCCATCCGGCGCTGGTCGGTGCATTGACCGAGCAGGCCAACAAGCTGTGGCATGTCTCCAACGTTTTCACCAATGAGCCGGCCCTGCGCCTGGCGCATAAGTTGATCGACGCCACGTTTGCCGAGCGCGTGTTCTTCTGCAACTCCGGCGCCGAAGCCAACGAGGCCGCGTTCAAGCTGGCCCGTCGCGTCGCGTTCGACCGTTTCGGCACGGAGAAATACGAGATCATCGCCGCGCTGAACAGCTTCCATGGCCGTACCCTGTTCACCGTCAACGTCGGTGGCCAGTCCAAGTACTCCGATGGTTTCGGCCCGAAAATCACCGGCATCACCCACGTGCCTTATAACGACCTGGCCGCGCTGAAAGCTGCCGTGTCGGACAAGACCTGCGCCGTGGTGCTCGAACCGATCCAGGGCGAGGGCGGCGTGCTGCCGGCCGAGCTGGCTTACCTGCAAGGCGCCCGCGAACTGTGCGACGCGAACAACGCGCTGCTGGTGTTCGACGAAGTGCAGACCGGCATGGGCCGCAGCGGCCATCTGTTTGCCTATCAGCACTACGGCGTGACGCCCGACATCCTCACCAGCGCCAAGAGCCTGGGCGGCGGTTTCCCGATCGCGGCGATGCTCACCCGTGAAGACCTGGCCAAGCACCTGGTGGTCGGCACTCATGGCACCACTTACGGCGGCAACCCGCTGGCGTGCGCGGTGGCCGAGGCGGTCATCGACGTGATCAACACACCTGAAGTCCTGGCCGGCGTGAACGCCAAGCACGACCTGTTCAAGGCGCGCCTGGAACAAATCGGCAAGCAATACGGCATCTTCACCGAAGTGCGTGGCCTGGGCCTGTTGATGGGTTGCGTGCTGAGCGATGCATTCAAAGGCAAGGCCAAGGACGTGTTCAACGCGGCCGAGAAAGAAAACCTGATGATCCTGCAAGCCGGCCCGGACGTGGTGCGTTTCGCCCCAAGCCTGGTGGTGGAAGAGGCGGACATCAACGAAGGCCTGGATCGTTTTGAACGGGCTGTGAAGACGTTGACGCAAGCCTGA